CAAATAGCTTACGACTCTCCTTATTAAGGCTCCCTTTCAAACCGGGTGGTTATTCCGAAGGGCGGCAGAATGATAGCCTAAAAAGATAATAAGGCCCAACCGCTCCGGAGGGCGGCTGAGCCGTAATAGTCAAGCTCTGGCTGTGGTTCAGAAGAAGAAAAGCTTCACGAAAACCGCGATCAGCAGGGCGGAATTGATTGCCGCCCAGATGTAGAAGTGGTTTTTGAAGGTTCTGATTTCCTCACGGTTCAGTTGGGTCTTCTTTTCCATTCTCACGATCAGGTTTTCGATGGTAGCCAGTTTTTCTTCCGTTTCGTTGATCTTTTTGATGTTTATGTCGTGGTTCAGGTCCCGCTTGAAGTGTCTCACAACTTCCCAAGCCATGGGAATGAAAGCGGGGAGCAGTTTTTTCAGGATCGATCCGGACATGGAAGGCTCCTTATCAGAATTTGTAGCCAAGGTTGCCGTAAAGGGTTCCCGGCAGCACGGCATGGTTGGTGTAGGCGAGGTCAAGCTCGATTCCCTTGACGTTCAAGCCAATGCCGGCGTTCCAGGTGGCGGGGTTGGAGTGCACGCCGAAACGGACAGCCAGAGGCTCGAACGGCCGCACTTCCACTCCGCCCATGAATTCGGTTTCCTTGGCGAAATCTTTCTTCACTTCAAGAGTGGTGATAACGTTTTCATAGGGAATGTAGGAAATCCCCAAGGCCAGTTTGCTGGGCAGGGGATGCTGGTTCGCGTCGCCCATCACAGCCTGGTTGAGGTTGCACACGCTGAAGCCCAGCTTGGTGCGTCCATGCAGAAAGGCGGTAGCACCGAAATCGACCCCGATGGCGCCGTCGGAATCTTCCTCGATGAATTGCAGGCGATGGTAGTTCACGCTGTAGCCCACGCTGATCTGGGAATGGATGTCACTCTGCAGGTCAAAGGCGTGGCCGGCGGTCCAGACCTGTTCACTCATCAGGGTTTCCTCTTCGAAAGCGACATCGAAGAGGCGGGCGCCGAAAGCCAGGGTGCCCAGTTTCTTGGGCAGCTTCACGCCCAAAGCGGCTGTCTTGTATTCCGAAAAGGCATTGCCGTAGAGGCGGCTGAAGCCAACCTGGGCTTCCAGCTTCACGTTCGTGAGGCCGGCGGGATTGAAATAGAGAGAGTTCACGTCGTCCGCCACACCGGTGTAAGCTCCACCCATGCCACGGGCCCGGGCCGAGGGAATGTAGTCATCGAATACAGCCAGCAGCAAAGCCGTCTGGATCAGAATGAGGGCAATGAATATCAGTTTTTTCATAAATCTTTCTCCCGGAGCTTATTTAAGGATAGATTTGATCACCAGCGGCTGCACCGTTGTTTCCTTGTGGCCGGTGCTGCGTTCGATCACTTCCAGATGGCAATAGTAAACGCCGATGGGGAGGCGGTTCCTCATCTGGTCGCGGCCGTCCCACTTAAAGCTTTCAATGCCGAGGGCGTTGCTGATGTTGGTGTTTACGGGAGTGTAAACCAAGCGTCCCTGCGCGTCGTAGATGCGCACGATCGCCTTGACATTGATGCCCGCGGCGGAGGTCTTGCAGCCATATTCGATGGTGAGTTCCTCGTTCAGTTCGGGGTTGAAGATGTTGCGGGAGTTTTTGGGATTGGTCACGTTCAGCCAGGCGATGCTGGAGCGGATGGGGACCAGCAGTTTGCCGCTGTTTATGGATTGGATGGGGGTATTGTCATAGGCAAAGGAAACCAGTTGGATAAAGGATTCGCCGTAACTGGAGGGCGTGAGGTCGAGCTTGAAGAGCGTCTGGTCGTCGGCGCCGGAGGTGATGGGTTCCTGAGACTGGTAGAGCACGTAGAGCGAATCGCCGGCATCCGAAATCCAGTATTCTGGCTCGAAAGCCGTCATGGTTTCGTCAACCTTCAAACCGTTGAACCGAACTTTGTCAGGGTCGAGCCGGATATAGGCGCTGTATGAGGAAACGCCCCATTCTGGCTTGATGCGGGAGCTGATGATGTTCACGTCCACGGGGGTGTCGATCTCGGCGTTGGTGGTCTGGACGCGCACGGTGGCGTTGGAAACGTCGTCGATCTGCACAAGGTCGGTCATTTCGCGGGGATTTATGCCGTAACTGCTGAAGGAATAATCCACCACGCCCTGGATGCGGGCCCAGTTTTGCCCCACGTTCATCTGTGACCAGGAAAAACCGCTCCGGGGAAAGCACTGGTCGTCGATCTGGCAGGCGCCGCTGCCGTCATTGACGTTGAATTCGCCATAGTTGTTTGGGGTGGAGGTCACATTCACGTTTTCCACCTTCACGAACACGCTTTCCCACTGCTCGGCAGACGAGCCGCTGAGGCTGCCGGTGGTAATCAGGGTCGGCAGGGGCAGGGGATTGCCCTGGCTGATCACCTGAAACCCTGTGGTTGGCGACATTTCGGTGAAGTCGTAATACTCGGTGATGGTGCCTGTCACCTGGACCTTGTCTCCGCGCTGGGGGGAATATTGGTTCGTAAAGATCAAAAGTCCGCTCCAGGGGCCGCCCTCAGGGTCCGAGATCATAAAGCCCCTGTTGTTGGTGTTGGTACCGGTGTAAAAAATCTCGGCCACCACAATGCCTTCCACCGTCACCACGCTGCCCGCGTAGGGAGAGGCGCCGCTGGGGTTGGTGGTGTATTGAACGTCATAGCAGCTTAGCACCTCCGCGAACATCAGTCCGGTTAAGGCCAGCGCCATCACGCAAAGCAAAACGTATCTCATCTATTGCTCCTTGTCTGGTAGATTTATCTCAGGATCGGGAAGCGTCTCCGGCTGAGGTGCCTTCTTCCCGCTAATAAAGATTATGTCCACGATCAGCAGACACATGGCAATGAAAATCGCGCTGTCGGCGACGTTGAAAACCGGAAAGCGCTCCATGCCCCTGATCACGTTCGGGATGTCGAAACTGATAAAATCGGTGACCGCGCCGAGGATCGGCCGGTCGATGAGGTTGTTTCCGACCGCCCCACCCAGCACCAGGCCGAAAGCGACCACCTGGACCTTGTTGGTGGCACGGCTTAACAGCCAGAGGATGAAGATCACCGCCAGCACCGAGGTGCCGATGAAAAAAGCCTTGTTCCAAAGCGGATTGGGCAGCGACAGGCTGAACGCCGCCCCCGTGTTTTCCAGATGGCATATCTGCAAAAAATCGCCCCACAACTTTTCCCCCACCGTGATCCATCTGCCCTTCGGAATGTATTTCCGCACAAGCATCTTGCTCACCTGGTCCAATAGGATCACGGCGGCCATGATGATGAAGGCAGGGTATCTTTTCGGCCGTTCCATGCTCTATCTTTTCTGCCGCCGCTTCTTGTCTTCCATTTTTTCCATGCAGTCGATGCAGAATTTGGCGTAGGGGATGATTTCCAGCCGGCTTTCCTTGATGTTTTCGCCACACATTTCGCAAATCCCAAAAAAACCCTCGTAGATTTTGCGCAGGGCGTCGTTAAGCAGGCGGATCTTTTCGCGCTCCTTTTCCATCATCATCACGTTCTGTTCCATCAGGTTCGTGTCCGAGGCCTGGTCCGCCTGATGATAGGCATAGGAAGAGAGGTCGCCGCTGCTCTCGCGGGCGCCAATGCTCTGGTGTTTGGTTACGTCTTCAATGTAGGCAACGCTTTCTTTAAGTTCCTTCTGAATGAGCTCTTCAAATTTCTTCAGTTTCTTTTCTGACATTGGTTTAGCGGCCATCTGTCACTCCTGTGAACCTTGCATTTTCGTTAGTTTACCCTCATATCTGACCCTGCCCCAGGTGTCAATGAAAATATCCAGCGCCGTCATTTCAGGCCAGTTACGAATTCTGTGATGATGCTGATGAGCCATGCGGAGGCTTTGTCCGCGTTGGCGCGGATTTCTTCCTGGGAATGGGCCTGGTCGTGCAGCAGATTGCTGTAGTTGGTCACGACGGAAAAGGCCAGCACCTTCATTCCGGCGTGCCGGGCCGCGATCACTTCCGGAACGGTGGACATGCCCACCAGATCCGCTCCCCAACTGGCGAAAGCCGCGCATTCCGCCCTGGTTTCCAGGCTGGGGCCGGTCACAGCGATGTAAACCCCTTCGCGCATGGGGATTCCGGCGC
This genomic window from Candidatus Cloacimonadota bacterium contains:
- the lspA gene encoding signal peptidase II; its protein translation is MERPKRYPAFIIMAAVILLDQVSKMLVRKYIPKGRWITVGEKLWGDFLQICHLENTGAAFSLSLPNPLWNKAFFIGTSVLAVIFILWLLSRATNKVQVVAFGLVLGGAVGNNLIDRPILGAVTDFISFDIPNVIRGMERFPVFNVADSAIFIAMCLLIVDIIFISGKKAPQPETLPDPEINLPDKEQ